A window of the Kazachstania africana CBS 2517 chromosome 10, complete genome genome harbors these coding sequences:
- the KAFR0J01290 gene encoding histone H4 (similar to Saccharomyces cerevisiae HHF2 (YNL030W); ancestral locus Anc_2.299) yields MSGRGKGGKGLGKGGAKRHRKILRDNIQGITKPAIRRLARRGGVKRISGLIYEEVRAVLKQFLESVIRDAVTYTEHAKRKTVTSLDVVYALKRQGRTLYGFGG; encoded by the coding sequence ATGTCCGGTAGAGGTAAAGGTGGTAAAGGTTTAGGCAAAGGTGGTGCTAAGCGTCACAGAAAGATTCTTAGAGATAACATTCAAGGTATTACTAAGCCAGCCATCAGAAGATTAGCAAGAAGAGGTGGTGTTAAGCGTATATCTGGTTTAATTTACGAAGAAGTTAGGGCTGTCCTAAAACAATTCTTAGAATCTGTCATCAGAGACGCTGTCACTTACACTGAACACGCCAAGAGAAAAACTGTTACTTCATTAGATGTCGTCTATGCTTTGAAGAGACAAGGTAGAACCTTGTATGGTTTTGGTGGTTAA
- the HHT2 gene encoding histone H3 (similar to Saccharomyces cerevisiae HHT2 (YNL031C); ancestral locus Anc_2.298), whose translation MARTKQTARKSTGGKAPRKQLASKAARKSAPSTGGVKKPHRYKPGTVALREIRRFQKSTELLIRKLPFQRLVREIAQDFKTDLRFQSSAIGALQESVEAYLVSLFEDTNLAAIHAKRVTIQKKDIKLARRLRGERS comes from the coding sequence ATGGCTAGAACCAAACAAACAGCAAGAAAATCTACTGGTGGTAAGGCACCAAGAAAACAATTGGCCTCCAAGGCCGCTAGAAAATCTGCTCCATCTACCGGTGGTGTCAAGAAGCCACACAGATATAAGCCAGGTACCGTTGCTTTGAGAGAAATTAGACGATTCCAAAAATCTACTGAATTATTGATTAGAAAGTTACCTTTCCAAAGATTAGTCAGAGAAATCGCTCAAGATTTCAAGACCGACTTGAGATTTCAATCTTCCGCTATTGGTGCTCTTCAAGAATCCGTCGAAGCCTACTTAGTATCCTTATTTGAAGATACCAACTTAGCTGCCATTCATGCTAAGCGTGTCACTATCCAAAAGAAGGATATCAAATTGGCTAGAAGATTAAGAGGCGAAAGATCCTAG
- the AIM19 gene encoding Aim19p (similar to Saccharomyces cerevisiae YIL087C; ancestral locus Anc_2.297), whose translation MDGEDSTRQITKSYAAQLYDYSRTPYLSLINSAAILVSPIISPPVDIAITSNGKSRLLFKNLSSQTRRIGLTGKNALLFGTAQALGSWMIYDDDVESGSGFIMAWSTLYMIVNGKGSLRAITRYGRTWPFVLSCMATGNALLYGRRFISGQF comes from the coding sequence ATGGACGGCGAAGACTCTACTAGACAGATAACTAAGTCCTATGCTGCCCAGCTGTATGACTACTCAAGGACTCCATACCTTTCGTTGATCAATAGTGCCGCCATACTGGTTTCACCCATCATTTCACCACCAGTCGATATCGCAATCACCAGTAATGGGAAGTCAAGGCTACTGTTCAAGAATCTATCGTCACAGACCCGCAGAATCGGTCTAACGGGGAAGAATGCATTGCTGTTTGGGACGGCTCAAGCGTTGGGTTCCTGGATGATCTACGATGATGATGTCGAAAGTGGCAGTGGATTCATCATGGCATGGTCTACGCTGTATATGATCGTCAACGGGAAGGGCTCGTTGAGAGCCATAACAAGATATGGCAGGACTTGGCCATTCGTATTGAGTTGCATGGCCACGGGTAATGCTCTACTCTACGGGAGACGGTTCATTTCTGGCCAATTTTAA
- the AVT7 gene encoding Avt7p (similar to Saccharomyces cerevisiae AVT7 (YIL088C); ancestral locus Anc_2.295) — MHATSTAHSSTINLVKTIVGAGLLAIPYAFKNDGVLVGLFLTLLAAVTSGFGLFVLAKCSKTLINPRNSSFFTLCMLTYPSLSPLFDFTMIIQCFGVGLSYLILIGDIFPGLFGGSRNLWIYLSGLLIVPLCFLKKLDHLKYSSIMGLIALGYLTLLVLGMFLHTVIFTDNYMIVRGQVNWFTVYDFKGLLSTFSIIIFAYTGAMNLFSIINELKNNSMENVSSIINHSISISTILFLTVGIAGYLTFGCNTLGNILLNYDADSVWVSIAKFCLAIMLVLSFPLLFHPLRIAVNNLVVWLEINYGTPQQRSQHYSQTAVNARTPIALSIEDDIDENVREEQPLLAGEQRQEIQEEEEEDDTDVEEGTLPGDEEQHTPFPNFRYYWITVLLLVSMYSLALNVRSFAFVLSIVGSTGSTSISFTLPGLFGYRLIGSDSLAIGEMISAKDRLYKRLSLLLTWFGLTVMGLSLYVTLFYGVEI, encoded by the coding sequence ATGCATGCAACTTCTACTGCTCATTCATCTACTATCAACTTGGTGAAAACTATAGTAGGTGCGGGGCTTTTGGCCATTCCATACGCTTTCAAGAATGATGGGGTCCTCGTGGGTCTATTTTTAACATTATTAGCTGCTGTAACGTCAGGTTTTGGTCTATTTGTCCTGGCTAAGTGCTCAAAGACGTTGATCAATCCGAGGAATTCATCCTTCTTCACACTATGTATGCTTACATACCCTTCCTTGTCGCCACTATTCGATTTTACTATGATTATTCAATGTTTTGGTGTCGGTCTAAGTTATCTGATCCTGATTGGAGATATCTTCCCCGGACTGTTTGGTGGTTCAAGAAACTTATGGATCTATCTTTCAGGCCTTCTCATCGTTCCATTGTGttttttaaagaaattagatcatttgaaatattctaGTATTATGGGGCTCATTGCCTTAGGTTATTTAACTTTACTAGTACTGGGAATGTTTCTTCATACCGTCATTTTCACTGACAATTATATGATTGTTAGAGGCCAAGTCAATTGGTTCACGGTTTATGATTTTAAAGGATTATTGTCCACttttagtattattatttttgcTTACACTGGAGCAATGAATTTATTCAGCATCATTAATGAACtaaaaaataatagtatGGAGAATGTAAGTTCAATAATcaatcattcaatttcaatctCAACTATATTATTTCTAACTGTGGGAATTGCAGGTTATCTAACTTTTGGCTGCAATACCTTGGGTAATATACTATTGAATTATGATGCTGATTCTGTTTGGGTCAGCATCGCTAAATTCTGTTTGGCAATTATGCTAGTGTTGTCATTTCCTTTACTATTTCATCCATTACGTATTGCAGTAAACAATTTGGTAGTCTGGCTCGAGATAAATTACGGTACCCCACAGCAAAGATCTCAACATTATAGCCAAACTGCAGTCAATGCACGTACGCCTATTGCTCTATCTATAGAAGATGACATTGACGAAAATGTAAGAGAAGAACAACCTCTTTTGGCTGGTGAACAACGACAAGAGATccaagaggaagaagaagaagatgatacCGATGTAGAAGAAGGTACTCTACCTGGAGACGAAGAACAACACACTCCGTTCCCAAATTTTAGGTACTATTGGATAACTGTCCTTTTGTTAGTTTCCATGTATTCTTTAGCACTAAACGTGAGATCTTTCGCTTTTGTTTTATCTATAGTGGGATCTACCGGTTCAAcgtcaatttcatttactTTACCTGGTTTATTTGGATACAGACTAATCGGTTCAGATTCACTTGCTATTGGAGAAATGATTTCTGCCAAAGACAGACTCTACAAGAGGTTAAGTCTACTATTGACTTGGTTTGGTCTTACTGTAATGGGATTGTCATTATATGTAACGTTGTTTTATGGTGTtgaaatttag
- the ICE2 gene encoding Ice2p (similar to Saccharomyces cerevisiae ICE2 (YIL090W); ancestral locus Anc_2.293), whose protein sequence is MTLLSKSIIRGLRIFSGTFYLLFTLISIPMSFKIGGMHCGLSFTVTLFIAYFLSTTLSILARQSGSRFYIVLTSLIYYCQHLIIASLLYFFLSGFSNDELHRVLKDGTEKIEVLVANQDLMVSESNWLLYCYYYSYVVKPWKFVLSYSTPFFALAEGFFTILAIQAIGETNRWLSDEKNSNSWIISSLLASSGVVTASLYYLYRIYVTPIWELSAQTATLLGCVLSLTFGLGIHGIISERGSVVESSLFFAYIVRCIYEISPKLATTATDEILELFKEVWQEHQGKLPITDNILNYYRSVILKNTEMIWEAFLSKTKQHSNHTLNSFFTAENFWIHFNPLWKFFKNFTISVPFSISELSGMMLQMASESISPAVVVNLCFRVLIFYSATRIIPSLQRKEVRDSRKSRRIMKVLYWYSPCILIAMYTHLILQYSGELKRELYLWGPDSKLSFLVDKEENNIVVDSWSFWNWCNIFWTILIYGGELFGTPTAD, encoded by the coding sequence ATGACGCTGCTTTCGAAGAGTATTATACGAGGGTTACGTATATTTTCAGGTACATTTTATCTACTTTTCACGTTGATATCAATACCCAtgtcattcaaaattggcGGTATGCATTGTGGGTTGTCATTCACTGTAACGTTATTCATTGCATATTTCTTATCTACGACTTTAAGTATACTGGCCAGGCAAAGCGGTAGCAGGTTTTATATTGTTTTAACGAGTCTTATCTACTATTGCCAGCATCTTATTATTGCTTCACTACtttatttcttcctttCAGGATTTTCCAACGATGAACTGCACAGAGTATTAAAGGATGGAACAGAGAAGATTGAAGTCCTTGTCGCCAATCAAGATCTCATGGTTTCTGAGTCAAATTGGTTGCTCTactgttattattactCATACGTCGTGAAGCCTTGGAAGTTTGTTCTTTCTTACTCGACCCCATTTTTCGCCTTAGCTGAGGGGTTTTTCACTATCCTAGCAATACAGGCAATCGGAGAAACAAACAGATGGTTATCTGACGAGAAAAACTCGAATTCCTGGATCATCTCATCTCTATTAGCCTCCAGTGGAGTTGTCACAGCTTCTCTATACTATCTTTATAGAATTTACGTCACTCCAATTTGGGAACTTTCTGCACAAACTGCAACTTTACTAGGATGTGTCTTATCGTTAACATTTGGATTGGGGATTCATGGTATCATCTCTGAAAGAGGATCAGTTGTGGAAAGTTCCCTGTTTTTTGCTTACATAGTTCGTTGTATCTATGAAATATCACCAAAATTGGCCACTACAGCAACAGACGAAATATTAGAGCTGTTCAAAGAAGTATGGCAAGAGCATCAAGGTAAATTACCAATTACAGACAATATACTGAATTATTACCGTAGtgtgattttgaaaaacacTGAAATGATATGGGAagcatttttatcaaaaacGAAGCAACATTCAAACCATACGcttaattcatttttcacTGCAGAAAATTTCTGGATTCATTTTAATCCATTgtggaaattttttaaaaactTCACCATTTCAGTACCTTTCTCAATAAGCGAATTAAGTGGAATGATGTTGCAAATGGCCTCAGAATCGATATCCCCCGCGGTAGTCGTCAATTTGTGCTTTAGGGTTCTGATTTTTTACTCTGCAACAAGAATAATACCATCGctacaaagaaaagaagttaGAGATTCAAGAAAGAGTCGTCGTATTATGAAAGTTTTATATTGGTACAGTCCATGTATACTGATTGCAATGTATACACATCTGATCTTGCAATATTCTGgtgaattgaaaagagaattaTACCTTTGGGGCCCAGATTCgaaattatcatttttagtAGACAAAGAAGAGAATAATATTGTTGTCGATTCATGGAGTTTCTGGAATTGGTGTAACATTTTCTGGACCATACTTATTTATGGCGGCGAATTATTTGGGACACCTACCGCTGATTGA